CTTTAGCAGATTTAGCTATAACTCAGATCGAAACTGCTGAATCTCAATTATATGATCTAGGTTCAAGAGGAACTTTAAGTAAAGGATTTACAAAATTACAAACTTCAATTGAAGAATCATGGACATCAATTTCATCTGCTATTAAAAATAAAAACTCTATTAACGGTATTAGTAGTGGACTACTTGACCTTGATTCAAAGCTTGGAGGATTTAAAAATTCTGACCTAATAATATTAGCTGGCAGGCCATCAATGGGTAAAACTGCTTTAGGAGTTAACTTAGCAATAAATGCTTGTAAATATTTTCTTACTCAAAAAAATACTAAAGATAATGTAGTGCCATCAGTTGGATTCTTTTCTTTAGAAATGTCATCTCAGCAAATCTCTACTCGAATTCTTTCTATAGAATCAGAAATTAATAGCTCTGCATTATTTAACGGTAAAATAGATGAACAAGATGTTGATAAGTTAAAGACTGTACAAGACCAAATACAAAAGTGGAATTTTTTTATAGATGATGCTCCAGCAATCTCGATATCTGCAATTAGATCTCGAGCTCGTAGACTTAAACGTACTCATAATTTAGCAATATTATTTATTGATTATTTACAGCTAATAAAAATTGATTCCAGAGGAAGTCAGTATAATCGAGTACAGGAGATTTCTGAAATTACTCAGAGCTTAAAAGCTCTTGCTAAAGAGCTCAATATTTCAATCATTGCGTTATCTCAATTGTCTAGAGCTGTAGAACAAAGGACAGATAAAAAGCCTATTCTCTCAGATCTACGAGAATCAGGTTCAATTGAACAGGATGCAGATATTGTAATGCTCATATATCGGGACGAATATTATCTATCTAGATCAGAACCAGATCCAGGTACTCGAGAACACATAGAATGGAAAGCTAGACAAAATAAATGTTATAACACTGCTGAAATAATTGTTGCTAAACACCGTAATGGTCCGGTTGGTACAGTGAAGTTGCACTATAATAGTAGGTATTCTAAATTTGGCAATATTGTTAAAAACTATCAGCAAGCTTAATAAACACTAGATTATGCATAAATGAAAAAATGCTTGTCCAAAAAAAAATTACAGCAAAATTTTACTCATTAACACCAGAGATATGCAACTTAAGATTAATTTTAGCATCGTGATAACTGAATTCAAAAAAATTATAATTTAATTTGCTTCTTTTCCAGTTTTTATCTGGGATTGGAGTATACAAAAAGTTTAAATTATGGTATAATTTATTAATAACTATTTAGAGGTGGACAATGATAGATTTTTATAGTGAGAGCTTAATAAATAAGCTGTTCAGAACCAACATAAGATTTAACACCAAAATTGATCTTGATAGAGTTGAAAAAGCAATACTTTACGCTAAAAAATATCATGGCCAGCAAAAGAGAGATACTGGAGGACTATACTATACACATCCATTGAAAGTAGCGTACATGGTATCAGACTACAGCTCTGAAACAGATACAATTATTACTGCAATACTACATGATACACTTGAAGACACAAAACTAACTAAAGAAAGAATAAGGTACGAATTTGGCGCTAATATTGCAGAACAGGTTTCAGACCTTACCAGAGTTAGGGATAATAAGAAAATCAGTGCTATGGAAATGATACAAATATTACGCAGCCAAAATAAAACAGAACTATTACTGATCAAACTTTTTGATAGATTCCATAATATTACAACTATATTCATCAAACCTCCTCACAAAAGGCAAGAAATAATATTTGAAACTCAGCAAGAATTTATAGCTCTTGCTGAATACCTTAAACTACCAGAGATTGGAGAACGCTTAAGCGAATATTGTAAACTTCATGCTAGTTAAAATGTAGTAAATAATTGAGAATGAAAGGATTAAATATATGATATTAAAATCTAAGACTAAGTATACCTTACATAGCGCTATTCAAGATGGTGATATTAAAAAAGTGAAGCAGCTTATTAATAAGGATATTACACTTGTCAATTCAAAATATAAAGATGGCACTACTGCTTTATCTGTAGCTTTGAAATATAAGAATCTACCTATTGCCGAGATTTTACTAAGCAATGGAGCTAACGTAAACGCACAAGATAATGATGGGCACACTGCTTTACATCTCGTTGTTGACACAATTCAAGTATATTATGAATTTTTCGAAAAATATCCTACCTATTGCAATGATCATATAGCATTACTGCTAAAATATAATGCTGATGTAAATATCGAGAATAATCAAGGTAATACACCTTTATCTGATGCTGTTGAATGCAAATGTGTAGAACCTTTAGCAATTATGCTAAAACATAATTCTACTGGTATTAATAAAAAATATGATGAAGGAGAAACACTACTACATATTGCTGTTCGTAATGATATCGTAGATGTTATACAGCTTTTGATTGATTATGGAGCAGATATTGATGCAAAAGATGATAACGGCATGACTACTATAGATTATGCTGCTAAAAGCGGTAATACAGATGTATTCAACTTTCTAACTGAACAATCGGTCCCATGGTATTAGGTTTCAACAGATAGCTAATATGTTAATGCTAATAAAGAGAAGTTAATATGAATGTTTTGAAATCACTTTTACAACCGTGTTATGCTGTTATATTAGCATTCGTTGTATTATCTTCACCATCGATATGTACAGCGAATAATAATGTAAACTTCAATGCTTTCAAAGATAGTATTGATACTTCACAATTCTATATAAAATTTTCAACTGGTATTGCTGCTAGCTACGATACATTAGAAGCTGGAATTGGTTATAGATTAAATCGGCACAGAATGGATGTAAGATTAGGATTTATGTGTCATCACAACTGTAGAGATAACTTTATTCAAGGAAATTATTATTACAATATAATTGAAGGTAACAAAGCATCAATTGTTGTTACAGGTGGCCTAGTATCAGCTTTCAATAGTGATAGCGATACTGGTATAGACTTAGGAGTTGGAACAGCAATAAACTTATCAAGAGATACATATTTAGACGGAGTTGGTACAACAATAAACTTAGCAAGAGATACATATTTAGACATTGAATGTAGCACAATAGCTAACTATACACCACTTCCTATTTATATACGATTTGGATTGCGGGTTCACATTTAATAACTAGCAAGTTTTATAGTTAGTAATGATTAGCTCATTAACAGGATTGCGTTGTTCATTGATTGAGTATACGACTGTAACGGTATTGATATTAAAATCTTTGTATAAGTCTCTAATAAAGGCAGTATTATTATTTGAGATCATAATCTTAACACCTTTATTTGTTAATTCTTGGACAAAATCCCGTAATCTAATTTGATCTTTTTCATCAAATGGAAGTCTAGTGTAGAACCTTTCTCCAGATTTATGATAAGGAGGATCGAAATAAACGAAGTCACCTTTTTTAGGTTCTATAAATGAAAAATCTGTAGCATAAATTGATACACCATGTAGAAGGCTGCTGCATTGGTTTATTCTAGATGCAATATGGAGTTTAATGTAGCATTCACCAGAAAATGTTTGAGCAGATTGTCCATTTTTGTAGACTCTATAAATTCCCCTAAAAGAGTATTTATTAAGATATATAAATTTTGCGGTAATCTCATTCGGATTATTACTATATTTGTTTTTAACTTTATAATAATAATCCTTCGAATGATGTTTGTGATATAAACTCAGTAATCTATTGACCTCATTAGGATTATTTTTAACAGCATTATAGCTAGTAATTAAATCAAGATTGATGTCAGACAAAAAACATTGTTTAAAAAGATGCCTAACTTGAAAAAATAAAGCACCGCCACCAAGGAATGGTTCATAGTAATTATAGTGTGGACCTTGAGGAAGATGTTCTATTAATTTATTAACAATTCTTCGTTTACTACCAATCCAATGAAGAAAAGGCTTAGACTTATTAGCAACAGCTACTGACACATGAAGTTTAATTAATTTCTGTTAGTTGAATCTCTATTGAGATTATACCAGAAAACAGCTTGTAATGCTAGTAATAATAACGCTTACAAGACTTTTTATGTATCCTTTTTGAATAAGATTTATTATTGATTATAACCATAAGTAAGGAATGTAATAATTTTACATCAGCATTAGATTATTATGCAAAAATTTAACCTAAAAATTAAAAGATTTTAATAGACTAATAAAAATTATAATGCTACTCTATACCTTATATTATCTAGGTTTCAAAACTTTGATGATAATGATCTGAAGATTAAATAAAACAAAGGGTTGAACTTTTGAAATTAATCTTCAGAAACCATTTTTTAAACAAAAATAGTAGGGGAATTCTATGCCTATTCAAGACGAAGGTCAAAATAAAATCAATAAATTAACCGAAAAATTATCTACAGAGGGAATTAATAGCACAACAATAAAACAGATAGACGCTGAATTGCAAAAACTATACTTTCAGCTAGAGGAATCTGAGCAAGTAAGCATAAATTGCATAGAGTGGATACAATATTTTAGGCTAATAGTAAATAACTACGACAGAAAAAAAGTAAATATAATAGCTTCTCTAAATGGAATGATTTTTTTATTTAGACAATACATAGCA
This genomic interval from Orientia tsutsugamushi contains the following:
- a CDS encoding replicative DNA helicase, whose product is MEKDLAKIAPSNIQAEQMILGAILINNRALYNINEFLLPEHFYEPLHGKIYKSINLIISKGISATVISLKNMLGNELAFEEIGGVDYLAKLTTLALSIVNVNEYGKIVYDLALRRYLIEIGEKIVTNAYSSTLADLAITQIETAESQLYDLGSRGTLSKGFTKLQTSIEESWTSISSAIKNKNSINGISSGLLDLDSKLGGFKNSDLIILAGRPSMGKTALGVNLAINACKYFLTQKNTKDNVVPSVGFFSLEMSSQQISTRILSIESEINSSALFNGKIDEQDVDKLKTVQDQIQKWNFFIDDAPAISISAIRSRARRLKRTHNLAILFIDYLQLIKIDSRGSQYNRVQEISEITQSLKALAKELNISIIALSQLSRAVEQRTDKKPILSDLRESGSIEQDADIVMLIYRDEYYLSRSEPDPGTREHIEWKARQNKCYNTAEIIVAKHRNGPVGTVKLHYNSRYSKFGNIVKNYQQA
- a CDS encoding HD domain-containing protein; amino-acid sequence: MIDFYSESLINKLFRTNIRFNTKIDLDRVEKAILYAKKYHGQQKRDTGGLYYTHPLKVAYMVSDYSSETDTIITAILHDTLEDTKLTKERIRYEFGANIAEQVSDLTRVRDNKKISAMEMIQILRSQNKTELLLIKLFDRFHNITTIFIKPPHKRQEIIFETQQEFIALAEYLKLPEIGERLSEYCKLHAS
- a CDS encoding ankyrin repeat domain-containing protein; protein product: MILKSKTKYTLHSAIQDGDIKKVKQLINKDITLVNSKYKDGTTALSVALKYKNLPIAEILLSNGANVNAQDNDGHTALHLVVDTIQVYYEFFEKYPTYCNDHIALLLKYNADVNIENNQGNTPLSDAVECKCVEPLAIMLKHNSTGINKKYDEGETLLHIAVRNDIVDVIQLLIDYGADIDAKDDNGMTTIDYAAKSGNTDVFNFLTEQSVPWY
- a CDS encoding DNA adenine methylase; translation: MSVAVANKSKPFLHWIGSKRRIVNKLIEHLPQGPHYNYYEPFLGGGALFFQVRHLFKQCFLSDINLDLITSYNAVKNNPNEVNRLLSLYHKHHSKDYYYKVKNKYSNNPNEITAKFIYLNKYSFRGIYRVYKNGQSAQTFSGECYIKLHIASRINQCSSLLHGVSIYATDFSFIEPKKGDFVYFDPPYHKSGERFYTRLPFDEKDQIRLRDFVQELTNKGVKIMISNNNTAFIRDLYKDFNINTVTVVYSINEQRNPVNELIITNYKTC